A single genomic interval of Terriglobus albidus harbors:
- a CDS encoding ABC transporter ATP-binding protein, translating into MPNVASETRRELTILGLLSPYKKQLWLGLLAIAGESIAGLLEPWPLKIVLDNIFKGKDMSGWLNRFVHFTAGQSTQGMLTFACVAVLVIAVMDAGCSYAEKYLTTSVGQWVTHDLRRMIYTQVQRLSLSYHDQQPTGDLISRVTSDIDAIQTFIVSGLLGILVNVATLVGMIGVMFYINWEFTLIALAVVPVLFSIVYTYTRKVKKASREVRKKEGRLISIVAEVVNSVRVVKAFSREDYEVRRFEGESLETVQAALTARTLKARLVPMVDIITAVGTCAVLWFGARMVLTGDLSAGSMVVFIFYLGKMYKPMQEISKTMDAYSKAEVGYERVQEILTSHEEILDVPGAKVAPSFHGEIDLENIDFSYNEQKKILCGVNMHVEAGTMVALVGPTGSGKTTIVNLIARFYEPEHGIVKIDGTDIRDFKQKSLRCQISFVLQDTVLFSGTIWDNIAYGRPDATEAEIVSAAEAANAMEFIQKMPNKFNTVVGERGMTLSGGQRQRIAIARAIIRNAPILILDEPTSGLDAASEHLVFDALDRLMEGKTAIVIAHRLSTIRKATCIYVVDDGRIVESGTQEELMAREDGVFRKLHDIQFSEEPESAGLSQGTPQGVSSNS; encoded by the coding sequence ATGCCGAACGTCGCATCCGAGACGCGCCGCGAGCTGACCATCCTTGGGCTGCTTTCGCCCTATAAGAAGCAGCTTTGGCTCGGTCTGCTCGCAATCGCCGGTGAAAGCATCGCCGGCTTGCTCGAGCCGTGGCCTCTGAAGATCGTTCTCGACAATATCTTCAAGGGCAAGGATATGAGTGGCTGGCTCAACCGGTTTGTCCATTTCACTGCCGGTCAGTCCACGCAGGGCATGTTGACCTTTGCCTGTGTTGCAGTCCTCGTCATAGCGGTCATGGATGCGGGCTGCAGCTATGCGGAGAAGTACCTCACTACCAGCGTCGGTCAATGGGTGACGCACGACCTGCGCCGCATGATCTACACCCAGGTACAAAGGCTCTCGCTCTCGTATCACGATCAGCAGCCGACCGGCGACCTTATCAGCCGCGTCACCAGTGATATCGATGCTATCCAGACGTTTATCGTCTCCGGTCTGCTCGGCATCCTGGTGAACGTCGCCACACTGGTGGGCATGATCGGCGTGATGTTTTACATCAACTGGGAGTTCACGCTCATCGCGCTGGCGGTTGTGCCTGTGCTCTTCAGCATCGTCTACACCTATACCCGCAAGGTGAAGAAGGCCTCCCGCGAGGTCCGCAAGAAGGAGGGCCGCCTCATCTCCATCGTTGCCGAGGTGGTGAACTCGGTCCGTGTGGTAAAGGCATTCTCCCGGGAAGACTACGAGGTCAGACGCTTTGAGGGGGAAAGCCTGGAAACGGTACAGGCGGCGCTCACCGCTCGAACCCTGAAGGCGAGGCTAGTGCCGATGGTAGACATCATCACCGCGGTAGGGACGTGCGCGGTACTGTGGTTTGGCGCGCGGATGGTTCTGACCGGAGACCTGAGCGCCGGTTCCATGGTCGTCTTCATCTTCTACCTGGGCAAAATGTACAAGCCCATGCAGGAGATCTCCAAGACAATGGACGCCTATTCCAAGGCCGAGGTCGGGTACGAGCGTGTCCAGGAGATCCTTACCAGTCATGAGGAGATTCTGGATGTCCCCGGCGCCAAAGTTGCTCCATCGTTTCACGGCGAGATCGATCTGGAGAACATCGACTTCTCCTATAACGAACAGAAGAAGATCCTGTGCGGCGTGAACATGCACGTGGAGGCCGGGACGATGGTGGCGCTCGTCGGCCCTACAGGCTCGGGTAAGACAACGATCGTCAACCTGATCGCGCGTTTTTATGAGCCGGAACACGGTATCGTGAAGATCGACGGCACCGATATCCGTGACTTCAAGCAGAAGTCGCTGCGCTGCCAGATCAGCTTCGTACTGCAGGATACGGTTCTCTTCAGCGGAACGATCTGGGACAACATCGCTTACGGACGGCCCGATGCAACCGAGGCGGAGATCGTGAGTGCGGCCGAGGCCGCCAACGCCATGGAGTTTATTCAGAAGATGCCGAATAAGTTCAATACCGTTGTCGGTGAACGCGGCATGACGCTCAGCGGAGGCCAACGGCAGCGTATCGCGATTGCCCGCGCCATCATTCGCAATGCACCCATCCTGATCCTCGACGAGCCGACCTCAGGCCTCGATGCCGCCTCTGAGCATCTGGTCTTTGACGCGCTCGACCGCTTGATGGAAGGCAAGACCGCCATCGTGATTGCTCACCGGCTCTCGACCATCCGCAAAGCGACTTGTATCTATGTTGTCGACGATGGCCGCATCGTCGAATCTGGAACACAGGAAGAGCTTATGGCGCGCGAAGACGGAGTCTTCCGCAAGCTGCACGATATCCAGTTTTCCGAGGAGCCGGAGAGCGCCGGCCTTTCTCAAGGGACGCCTCAGGGCGTGTCATCAAACTCCTGA
- a CDS encoding phospholipase D-like domain-containing protein: MKLLVQPDDGIKPLLAAINKAKESIRILIFRFDRFEIQKALVAAVERGVTVQALIAYTNRGEEKNLRKLEMQLLERGITVSRTSNDLVRYHGKMMIVDDKELYLFAYNYTHMDIDLSRSFGAAIKTASTVKEAIELFEADAHRVAFKSKSKNSGLVISPVNARERLTDFIRKAKKRLYIYEMKISDAEFIRLLQKKISEGVEVRVLSRASSKSDILPVRKIAMRLHARVILRDSESAFIGSQSLRKLELEARREIGVIFKDTKVVHQIERVFMRDWKKSEPIVPENAMEAAFDVPAKKVAKELAKKISVKPVIERVLDRVMDIREDAPFEPDEVVQTVRDAVRQEVHEAVAEALRNLALDCIGTVPDDPGPEKGKKG, from the coding sequence GTGAAGCTCCTTGTCCAGCCCGACGACGGCATCAAGCCTCTCCTCGCCGCCATCAATAAGGCAAAGGAAAGCATCCGAATCCTTATCTTCCGCTTTGACCGGTTTGAGATCCAGAAGGCTCTGGTCGCGGCCGTCGAACGCGGTGTCACCGTCCAGGCGCTGATCGCCTACACAAATCGCGGGGAAGAGAAGAACCTGCGCAAGCTGGAGATGCAGCTTCTCGAACGAGGCATCACGGTCAGCCGTACCTCCAACGATCTTGTGCGCTATCACGGCAAGATGATGATCGTTGACGATAAGGAACTCTACCTTTTCGCCTACAACTACACCCACATGGATATCGATCTAAGCCGGTCGTTCGGCGCCGCCATCAAGACGGCGTCTACGGTGAAAGAAGCGATCGAGCTCTTTGAGGCGGATGCCCATCGCGTTGCATTCAAGTCAAAGTCAAAGAACTCAGGCCTGGTCATCAGCCCGGTCAACGCCCGCGAGCGGTTGACCGACTTCATTCGCAAGGCGAAGAAGCGACTCTACATCTACGAGATGAAGATCAGTGACGCTGAGTTTATCCGCCTGCTGCAGAAGAAGATCTCGGAAGGGGTGGAGGTCCGCGTGCTCTCCCGCGCCTCTTCCAAGAGCGATATCCTCCCCGTCCGGAAGATTGCCATGCGTCTCCATGCCCGGGTCATTCTGCGCGATTCGGAATCCGCCTTTATCGGCAGCCAGAGCCTGCGCAAGCTCGAGTTGGAAGCCCGGCGAGAGATCGGCGTCATCTTCAAGGACACGAAGGTCGTACACCAGATCGAGCGCGTCTTCATGCGTGACTGGAAGAAGTCCGAGCCGATCGTTCCGGAAAATGCCATGGAGGCTGCCTTTGACGTTCCGGCGAAGAAGGTCGCCAAAGAGCTGGCCAAGAAGATCTCTGTCAAACCGGTGATCGAAAGGGTGCTTGACCGGGTGATGGATATCCGCGAGGATGCTCCGTTTGAGCCGGATGAAGTGGTCCAGACCGTCCGCGACGCTGTCCGGCAGGAGGTCCACGAGGCCGTGGCGGAGGCTCTGCGTAACCTCGCCCTGGACTGTATCGGAACTGTCCCCGACGATCCAGGCCCCGAAAAGGGAAAAAAAGGATAG
- the rlmN gene encoding 23S rRNA (adenine(2503)-C(2))-methyltransferase RlmN yields the protein MQVEPLFGQNLGELTSRVGGDTRRARQLWRALYHDRIATLDTLAARLRVLLPGDTAVGLPVIAQTAVSVDGTERYLMRLADGETIETVWMPEGEADDFDGRDLRNRGRLADQGYQRATICISSQVGCAVNCQFCLTAKLGVKRNLTGGEIAGQVAVVLNRHQIRVGVDRINLVLMGMGEPFLNYDAVMKAIGLIVQGIGIPESRITVSTSGIEPAIRRFAVEAIRPNLALSLNAPNDAVREQVMPINRKWKIAELLEAVKTIPLGKRGWINVEYVLLGGINDQPEHALQVLELLRDVQAKVNLIVWNPGPGIAYRQPEPADVTRFHRILVDNGMPTFTRRPRGRDIYAACGQLKRTLEEPELVALG from the coding sequence ATGCAGGTGGAGCCGCTTTTCGGGCAGAATCTGGGCGAATTGACCTCCAGGGTGGGTGGTGACACCCGTCGTGCGCGGCAACTGTGGCGGGCGCTCTACCACGACCGTATCGCGACACTCGATACGCTTGCAGCTCGTCTGCGGGTGCTGCTGCCTGGCGACACAGCGGTGGGTTTACCTGTCATTGCGCAGACGGCCGTCTCTGTCGACGGCACGGAACGCTACCTGATGCGCCTGGCGGATGGCGAAACCATTGAAACTGTCTGGATGCCGGAAGGGGAGGCCGACGATTTTGATGGACGCGATCTTCGCAATCGCGGCCGTCTTGCCGACCAGGGATATCAGCGTGCGACGATCTGTATCTCCAGCCAGGTGGGTTGCGCCGTTAACTGTCAGTTCTGTCTCACGGCGAAGCTGGGAGTGAAACGCAATCTCACCGGCGGAGAGATCGCCGGACAGGTAGCAGTCGTGCTCAACCGGCACCAGATTCGTGTCGGTGTTGACCGCATCAACCTGGTCCTGATGGGCATGGGCGAGCCCTTCCTGAACTACGACGCCGTGATGAAAGCGATCGGCCTGATCGTGCAGGGAATTGGCATCCCGGAATCGCGCATTACCGTATCCACCAGCGGCATTGAGCCGGCGATTCGCCGTTTTGCAGTTGAAGCTATCCGGCCAAATCTCGCTCTCAGTCTGAATGCTCCAAACGACGCCGTCCGCGAGCAAGTGATGCCCATCAACCGCAAGTGGAAGATCGCTGAGCTGCTCGAAGCGGTGAAGACGATCCCGCTCGGCAAGCGCGGCTGGATCAACGTCGAGTACGTCCTTCTTGGGGGCATCAACGATCAGCCCGAGCACGCCTTGCAGGTGCTGGAGCTGTTGCGAGATGTCCAGGCGAAGGTCAACCTCATTGTCTGGAACCCTGGCCCGGGAATCGCTTACCGTCAGCCGGAGCCGGCCGATGTCACCCGTTTCCATCGCATTCTCGTCGATAACGGTATGCCGACCTTTACCCGCCGCCCCCGCGGCCGCGATATCTATGCTGCCTGCGGGCAGTTGAAGCGGACGCTGGAGGAGCCGGAACTGGTTGCCCTTGGTTGA